In Rutidosis leptorrhynchoides isolate AG116_Rl617_1_P2 chromosome 6, CSIRO_AGI_Rlap_v1, whole genome shotgun sequence, the DNA window GGGGTTGTGTTTAAAAGAAATGGATATCTAAAGACTCAGATATATACATATGCTAGCtgggctggagaaaaaggagaTAGAAGATCCACATCCGGATTCTTCACACTTGTCGGAGGTAATCTAGTTGCGTGGAGAAGTATGAAACAAAAGGTTGTCTCACTTTCAAGCGCAGAATCAGAATTTAGAGGAATAGCCAAAGGAGTGGCTGAAGCCTTATGGATCAAGAAATTGTTAACAGAAATCGGGTTTCCACTAGAAGAAGCTATTCAAATCATGTATGATAATGAAGCAGCAATTGCCATATCAGAGAATCCAGTTCAACATGATTGAACTAAACATGTTGAGGTGGACAGAAATTTTATCAGAGAAAAATTAGATGCATAAATAATTTCGCTCCCATACGTCAGATCAGAAGACCAATTGGCTGACATTCTAACAAAGTCAGTAAATGGAAGGCTCTTTAGCGAAGTTCTTGACAAGTTGAATATTgaaaaccccactattcaacttgaggaggAGTGTTAAAGAATAAAACAAGCAACCATACCTTTTTGGACAATTCTACTTTGGATCAGAGAAAAGATAATCTCATCATCTCCAAGTTTAGAAGGTCACAAGGGCACATATGTAGCAGCAAAGTCAGCTGTCCAGAAAGTGAAATCAACAGGCCTTTATCAAAGTTAAACGGCTCTATTAACAGCAGATTTCCTCTTATGTAAAAGTGGTTCCAAAGTCACTTTGGATCCATACTTAAATTAGAAGTGTTTGTTAGGCATTATAGTGTACATAAACACACTCAAACACACTTGTAAATCACTTCTCAGTTTGAAATAACTGAACCATTATCAATAAACACTTccagattattattttcatttagaaaacaataataacaagAGATACACTTACTTTTCATATGTGAACAATTTTATAATAACAAAGGTTACACTTGCTTTCTTTGTTCAAGTTATCACGTGAAGGTGGATATTTTTACTCACAATTAAGCTATCTAAAATTGAATATTCTGTGACTGTCATCTACTCTTTCCTTGGTCGATATACTACTAGTGAGATTTGAATATGACACCCTTTCCTTATAATGTCATTCCGAATTAGGCAATTGAGCTATTTTCAAAGCATCTAAATTTGTGAGTGGAAGGATGGTTAAAAACGAGAGTGGAATTGGATTATACATAGAAATCTGCATTTTTTAAATCTAAAGGTTGCTCAAATGGCGGTTTGAGATTAGGGTTATCCATATACAAAGACTTTTTACTAATAAGCAAGACGATAAGTAATAAACAAATGACAAAGTCTTCTAGATCTAAGAGTTTCTACAATTAATCTTACGATTTCTATATTAAAGCCAAGAGATCGATAAAATACGAATATTGAAACTTATTAAGAAGTGACTAGCAAAGTAACTGGACTCGTCTCGATATCTCAGATCTAAAAAAGTTTGTTGTTTCCTGGATTCGAACCTGCAACAACTAGGAATCAGATCGAACCAAGAGCTTATACCACACAGGCAATGTCTCGGtggaatatattttatttattttaattttaggttatcaattattatcaattattactaCTTAAAAACAATTTACAGAAATTAATTAGATCTGGTCCCACCTTAATAGGATCAGAGTGTTTCCAGTTGAACCAAAAACCCGTCTATTCCCCGCCAAAAAGTTAGCCACAACCACAAGAACTCCCCAAAAATCAGCTCATTTCTACACAAATTCAAACACCTCCGATTCCCTAGGGTTTTCTAACAGCATTCTGTCACAAATCACACCGATCCAAAACACTCAATTtctcactcatcatcttcatcatctccgTACCGTACCTTTTTCACCGGAACCGCGAACCTCATTTTCCCCCTTCCGGTCAGTTTCCGTTACGACCGTTATGCACGGTCAATTTCCGTTACAATCGTTCTGTACAGTCAATTTCCGATTCCGGCTGTGAATTATACGTAGTGAGTTATACGTGATAGATGAATGAACTCGAATTAATTGAGCGTTGATCTCAGTGTTGTGATGGTATGTTTGCTTCTGACTTAACATCGATATCATTTCTAGGTTTATTCACTTATTATTTTTCTTCAGATTGTAGGTAAACGTTATGAATGATTATTTTCCTGCTTTGATTCGTGATTCTGTAGCGTTTATTATGATATAGGATGTTAACATATAGATGAATATGATTTGAATTTTCGTTATGGTACTAGATGTCATGAATTTTTGATATAGGTGCTTATACGATGTTTATTGTACTCTGTAACTGTCTAAACCTGATATGTATGTAGATGCTATTTGATAAAATCAATATGTGAAATGTTAGGGGCTTGTCTTCATATGCTTATACTGGCTGGTGAACTTGCTGCTAACATGCAGGGCCACACAAAGCATTATATGCATTGTACATACTACTCCAGGCAAATTATAGTGTTCACATTTTTGTATAATACACATTAGTAAGAATTTGTTCATAAACCTTGTCTTTTATGTCCGAAAATAGGCAGTTGAGACATGCGAGTCCAGTTGTGTATAGAATGAATAGTATATTTTCTAGTAAAAGAAGACAGGCGAAAGTGAAAAGAAAGATGATGACCCTGTATGGAACTCAAGGCTCAATACTTGTGTAGTGATTGGAAGATAGAAGACCATGCGTATATGAATGTAAAGCTTATGTCACTATCATATGAAACAATAAGCAACAAACATaagttatttttaaatttataatgtATATGCTCTTAGATAACTTCCATATTATGTAATTATTGAATGATTCAGACTCATAATATCTTGCAATAATGCCACACTTAAAAGTAATTTGTGTATTACGTGAAGTTGCATTGACTTGCATAAGATGATAAGATTTGCATACAAGTGATCAATTGCTGCAAATTACCTATTTGATCTATAGGTTAGTATATCTTTTGGTAAGCATCTGGCATTTGACTAGCTGAGTTAATCTGCAGGCTACTACAGTGAATATTATCCTAGGTACTCATGTTTGGGCTGAAGACCCAACAGTTTGTTGGATTGATGGACAAGTTACGAAGATCAATGGACAGGAAGTTGAGATCGAAACAACTGATGGAAAGAAAGTAAGATGATCATACTCTGTCTACTGAACATCAGTTTTctctttttatttattaaacaggCAAAGATTACCCTTGGACCAGTTTGATTCGAGTTTCAAATTGTCTGTTCCACTGGGATAATGATAAAAGGGTCAAGTCAGAAAACTTTACCTTAGAATGCTAACTAAGAGGAAAAGAGCCATTTCAAGTACTCATTACCCAAAAAAAAGTACTCATGTCAAATGCCTATTATGACAAGTTTGTTGCAAATCTGAACTACCATTAATTATCATTTTTTGAAACAGAAAAAGTAAGTAAATACTATATTTTGACCCCGATGCTACCCTCATTTTGGAAACTCTCCCTGAACCGTTGACAGGTTACTGCAAACTTATCAAAAATATATCCCAAAGATG includes these proteins:
- the LOC139853887 gene encoding secreted RxLR effector protein 161-like translates to MIDCKPADTQMIPNQKLYMEDEADLADKGQYQRMVGKLIYLAHTRPDIAHAVGVVSQFMHQPQVHHMEAVVRIIKYLKKTTDHGVVFKRNGYLKTQIYTYASWAGEKGDRRSTSGFFTLVGGNLVAWRSMKQKVVSLSSAESEFRGIAKGVAEALWIKKLLTEIGFPLEEAIQIMYDNEAAIAISENPVQHD